In the Pseudothauera hydrothermalis genome, one interval contains:
- a CDS encoding DUF2946 family protein: MNPRGILSPLTWHLALRLALLAALAQLALGIASAQHQARMLAGAMNTWAAICTADGVQYINLDSPLGKTPAGEDSVRLIGGMQCAVCAAALLDPVPTQARGLVAAPTAAAKRLMPPTTLAPPAAAPGLLPRPRAPPALS; this comes from the coding sequence GTGAATCCACGCGGCATCCTCTCCCCCCTAACCTGGCATCTGGCGTTGCGGCTGGCGCTACTGGCCGCGCTCGCCCAGCTTGCGCTCGGCATCGCCAGCGCCCAGCACCAAGCCCGCATGCTGGCCGGGGCAATGAATACCTGGGCGGCAATCTGCACCGCCGACGGTGTTCAATACATCAATCTGGATTCACCGCTTGGGAAGACGCCCGCTGGCGAAGACAGCGTCCGACTGATCGGTGGCATGCAGTGCGCGGTATGCGCCGCGGCCCTGCTCGATCCGGTGCCGACGCAGGCGCGGGGGCTGGTCGCCGCCCCCACGGCGGCAGCCAAGCGGCTGATGCCGCCAACAACGCTCGCTCCACCGGCTGCGGCGCCGGGCCTGCTACCCCGGCCGCGTGCGCCCCCCGCACTGTCCTGA
- a CDS encoding enoyl-CoA hydratase-related protein, translating to MGMAKALDLLLSGRRMSAQEAERSGLVSRVLPAECLLEEGRRLAADLASLPGEVLVLIKQCARASASLPLEEGLRRERTAFHQTLALPDREERIRAFVDKRAPRDRQR from the coding sequence GTGGGCATGGCCAAGGCTCTGGATCTGCTGTTGAGCGGACGCCGCATGAGTGCGCAGGAGGCCGAGCGCAGTGGACTGGTGTCGCGTGTTCTGCCTGCCGAATGCCTGCTCGAAGAAGGCCGCCGGCTGGCCGCCGATCTGGCCTCACTGCCCGGCGAAGTGCTGGTCCTGATCAAACAGTGTGCACGGGCCAGCGCCAGTTTGCCGCTGGAAGAAGGTCTGCGCCGTGAGCGCACCGCCTTCCACCAAACCCTTGCGTTACCCGACCGTGAGGAAAGAATCCGGGCATTTGTGGACAAACGGGCACCGCGTGATCGCCAGCGCTGA
- a CDS encoding M48 family metalloprotease: protein MMRRSLALLLCLALARPVAAIDLPDLGDVAASDLSPLAERRLGQSIMQDIRARDPAWLDDPEVEEYLEGLGRRLVAASPNPEQTLAFFVVRDNTLNAFALPGGYIGVHTGLILAAESESELASVLGHEIAHVTQRHIAQLVGKQSQAGMVMLASMLVAILAARSNSEVSEAALAAGQAGAIQSQLAYTRDLEREADRVGLQTLEGAGFDVRGMPSFFERLQRNSRLYENNAPAYLRTHPLTTARIADMENRVSQMRYRQVLDSTDFRYVRAKLRAAGGSPVDTLKELQMRAAEPAADQTVHYSLVRAQLRAGMVDEAVRGARALLTDAAPSPFVYTLAAEAELAARRPAAAVEILQDAQRRFPASRSVRYALGEALLAAGRAEQAVALARQAIQQRGGDLRLWTLLARANAALGKQTAQHRAQAEVYALQGALQAAIEQLEIARRAGDGDFFELSAVDARIRELKAAYDEERRERRP, encoded by the coding sequence ATGATGCGCCGATCTCTTGCCCTGCTGCTTTGCCTTGCGCTGGCCCGCCCCGTGGCGGCAATCGACCTGCCCGATCTGGGGGATGTGGCCGCCAGCGATCTTTCACCGTTGGCCGAACGTCGGCTCGGCCAGTCCATCATGCAAGACATCCGTGCACGCGACCCGGCCTGGCTGGACGACCCGGAAGTGGAGGAATACCTCGAAGGGTTGGGGCGCAGGTTGGTGGCCGCCAGCCCCAATCCCGAGCAGACGCTGGCGTTTTTCGTGGTGCGCGACAACACCTTGAATGCCTTTGCGCTGCCCGGCGGTTATATCGGGGTACATACCGGGCTGATCTTGGCCGCCGAGTCGGAATCCGAGCTGGCCTCGGTGCTCGGTCACGAGATTGCCCACGTTACCCAGCGCCATATTGCGCAATTGGTGGGCAAGCAGAGCCAGGCCGGCATGGTCATGCTGGCTTCGATGCTGGTGGCTATTCTGGCTGCGCGCAGCAATTCCGAAGTCAGCGAGGCGGCCTTGGCCGCTGGACAGGCCGGCGCCATTCAGTCGCAACTGGCCTACACCCGCGATCTTGAACGCGAAGCCGATCGCGTTGGCTTGCAGACCTTGGAAGGGGCAGGTTTCGATGTGCGCGGCATGCCGTCATTTTTTGAGCGCCTGCAACGCAACAGTCGGCTGTATGAAAACAATGCGCCGGCCTACCTGCGCACCCATCCGCTGACTACTGCGCGGATTGCCGACATGGAAAATCGTGTCAGCCAGATGCGCTACCGTCAGGTGCTCGATTCCACCGATTTCCGTTACGTGCGCGCCAAGCTGCGCGCGGCCGGCGGCTCTCCGGTCGATACCTTGAAGGAACTGCAAATGCGTGCCGCCGAACCCGCGGCCGATCAGACCGTGCATTACAGCTTGGTGCGGGCACAATTGCGCGCCGGTATGGTGGATGAGGCGGTGCGCGGCGCGCGTGCCTTGCTTACCGATGCCGCGCCTTCGCCCTTTGTCTACACGCTGGCGGCCGAGGCGGAGTTGGCCGCGCGGCGGCCGGCTGCGGCGGTGGAGATTTTGCAGGACGCGCAGCGTCGTTTTCCCGCCAGCCGTAGCGTGCGCTACGCGCTGGGAGAAGCCCTACTGGCCGCCGGTCGCGCCGAGCAGGCGGTGGCGCTGGCGCGCCAAGCGATTCAGCAGCGCGGCGGGGATTTGCGTCTGTGGACCTTGCTGGCGCGGGCCAACGCGGCGCTCGGCAAACAGACTGCGCAGCACCGTGCCCAGGCCGAGGTCTATGCGCTGCAAGGGGCGCTGCAGGCGGCCATCGAGCAACTGGAAATTGCCCGGCGTGCCGGCGACGGCGATTTTTTTGAATTGTCGGCCGTGGATGCGCGTATCCGCGAACTGAAAGCGGCGTACGACGAAGAACGCCGCGAGCGCAGGCCATGA
- a CDS encoding LysR family transcriptional regulator — MTDNRRQAGKSPMRILAPLNALRTFEAVARHLSIKDAAQELAVTPSAVSHQLRTLEDILGVELLRRSGSRLELTDAGRRLAPSLGDGFAASPRR; from the coding sequence ATGACCGACAATCGCCGCCAGGCGGGCAAATCTCCCATGCGCATCCTTGCTCCGTTGAATGCCCTGCGCACTTTCGAGGCAGTGGCACGCCATCTTTCGATCAAGGACGCGGCCCAAGAGCTGGCGGTCACGCCCTCGGCAGTCAGTCACCAATTGCGCACACTGGAAGACATACTCGGAGTCGAACTGTTACGCCGCAGTGGCAGCCGGCTGGAACTGACCGACGCCGGCCGCCGCCTGGCGCCAAGCCTTGGCGATGGCTTTGCCGCATCGCCGAGGCGGTGA
- the moaC gene encoding cyclic pyranopterin monophosphate synthase MoaC: MSDALTHFDADGQAHMVDVGQKSETHRVAVAAGRIRMQPATFEMVRSGSAKKGDVLGIARIAAIQAAKRTSELIPLCHPIPLTRVAVEFDLDQAASTVACIVTAETVGRTGVEMEALTAASVALLTIYDMCKAADRGMTIEAVRLLEKKGGKSGHWIGA; the protein is encoded by the coding sequence ATGAGCGACGCCCTCACCCATTTCGACGCCGACGGCCAGGCCCACATGGTCGATGTCGGCCAAAAGTCCGAAACCCACCGTGTGGCCGTAGCCGCCGGGCGCATCCGCATGCAGCCGGCCACTTTTGAGATGGTCCGCTCAGGCAGCGCCAAAAAAGGCGATGTGCTCGGCATAGCGCGCATCGCCGCCATCCAGGCCGCCAAACGTACCAGCGAGTTGATCCCGCTGTGCCACCCGATTCCGCTCACCCGCGTGGCGGTGGAGTTCGACCTGGACCAGGCGGCCAGCACGGTGGCTTGCATCGTCACCGCCGAGACCGTCGGCCGCACCGGGGTGGAGATGGAAGCGCTTACCGCGGCCAGCGTGGCGCTACTCACCATCTACGACATGTGCAAGGCGGCCGATCGCGGCATGACGATCGAAGCGGTACGCTTGTTGGAGAAAAAGGGCGGCAAATCGGGGCACTGGATCGGCGCTTGA
- a CDS encoding DUF3096 domain-containing protein: MNLTISLAPLLALIAGILVLLVPKLLNYIVALYLIIIGVMGLLGIGSIHLR; encoded by the coding sequence ATGAATCTTACAATCAGCCTTGCGCCGTTACTGGCGCTGATCGCCGGTATTCTCGTGCTGCTGGTGCCCAAGCTGCTCAATTACATTGTCGCGCTTTACCTGATCATCATCGGCGTGATGGGCTTGCTGGGAATCGGCAGCATCCACCTGCGCTAG
- a CDS encoding TonB-dependent copper receptor: protein MQHRQTRIAAALIALPFTLPVAAAEETTLAPQVVTAAPMNEPLTVVTDPRAARQPIPALDGADILKTIPGFSVIRKGGTSGDPVFRGMAGSRLNILLDGENILGGCGGRMDPPTAYVFPESYDRMTVLKGPQTVIHGPGNSAGTVLFERSRERASEAGGAADASLTAGSFGRLDLMGEGRFATPDFYVRGTATRTRADDYEDGDGNDVHSAYKRWSGTVALGWTPDDDTALELTYARSDGEAAYADRTMDGSKFDRENIGLRLAKRKLSPVVEKLEALVYRNYIDHVMDNFSLRDGTMPGMRMVNNPDRLTRGARVAADLRLAKPTLLTVGIDGQRNDHTLRSAMGVNAEEAYRNKARTTDATFRNHGAFGELRHDLTEQDRLIGGLRVDRWRAQDHRSGAIVTAGQRRNDTLTSGFARWEHDLAHSAATAYAGLGRSERFPDYWELISQNKQSLTTNSAFLTKPEQTTQLDLGINWNAGTVSGSISAFYADIDDYILIDKVTKGGGLTTVRNIDARSYGMEAGLAWRFARNWQTDASLAWVRGHNRTDDSALAQQPPLEARFGLNWDNGTWSAGALWRLVAAQNRVDPGKGNIAGQDIGKTAGFGVFSINGGYRMNKKVKIVAGIDNLFDKKYAEHLSRSGAAIPGYEADTRVNEPGRSMWVKAALTLD, encoded by the coding sequence ATGCAACATCGTCAAACCCGTATCGCCGCAGCGCTGATCGCGCTGCCTTTCACCTTGCCGGTGGCCGCCGCAGAAGAAACCACCCTCGCCCCTCAGGTGGTCACCGCCGCGCCGATGAATGAACCCCTTACCGTGGTCACCGACCCGCGCGCAGCGCGCCAACCTATTCCCGCACTGGACGGCGCCGATATCCTCAAGACCATCCCCGGTTTCTCGGTGATCCGTAAAGGCGGCACCAGCGGCGACCCGGTTTTCCGCGGCATGGCCGGCTCGCGGCTCAACATCCTACTCGACGGCGAGAACATCCTGGGCGGCTGCGGCGGCCGCATGGACCCGCCCACCGCTTATGTCTTCCCGGAATCCTATGACCGCATGACGGTGCTCAAAGGCCCGCAGACCGTAATCCACGGACCCGGCAACTCGGCCGGCACGGTGCTGTTCGAACGCAGTCGCGAACGCGCGAGCGAGGCCGGCGGCGCGGCAGACGCCAGCCTCACCGCAGGCAGCTTCGGCCGCCTCGACCTGATGGGTGAAGGCCGCTTTGCTACGCCGGACTTCTATGTGCGCGGCACCGCAACCCGCACACGCGCAGACGATTACGAGGACGGCGACGGCAACGATGTGCACTCCGCTTACAAGCGCTGGAGCGGCACCGTGGCCCTGGGCTGGACGCCGGATGACGACACCGCGCTGGAACTGACCTATGCGCGCAGCGACGGCGAGGCCGCCTACGCCGACCGCACGATGGACGGTTCCAAGTTCGACCGCGAGAACATCGGCCTGCGCTTGGCGAAGCGCAAGCTCAGCCCGGTGGTCGAGAAGTTGGAAGCCCTGGTCTATCGCAACTACATCGACCATGTGATGGACAACTTCAGCCTGCGCGACGGCACCATGCCCGGCATGCGCATGGTGAACAACCCGGACCGCCTGACCCGCGGCGCGCGCGTCGCCGCCGACCTGCGTCTGGCCAAGCCGACCCTGCTGACCGTCGGCATCGACGGCCAGCGCAACGATCACACGCTGCGTTCAGCCATGGGCGTGAATGCGGAAGAAGCCTACCGGAACAAAGCACGTACCACCGACGCCACCTTTCGCAATCACGGCGCGTTCGGCGAACTGCGCCACGACCTCACCGAACAGGACCGCCTGATCGGCGGCCTGCGGGTCGACCGTTGGCGCGCGCAGGACCATCGCAGCGGCGCCATCGTCACCGCCGGGCAGCGCCGCAACGACACACTGACCAGCGGTTTTGCCCGCTGGGAGCATGACCTGGCCCACAGCGCGGCCACCGCCTATGCCGGCCTGGGGCGCAGCGAGCGCTTTCCGGATTACTGGGAACTGATCTCGCAAAACAAGCAGAGCCTGACCACCAATAGCGCCTTCCTGACCAAGCCGGAACAAACCACCCAGCTCGACCTCGGAATCAACTGGAACGCCGGCACCGTGTCCGGCAGCATCTCGGCCTTCTACGCCGACATCGACGACTACATCCTGATCGACAAGGTCACCAAGGGCGGCGGCCTCACCACCGTGCGCAACATCGACGCCCGCAGCTACGGTATGGAAGCTGGCCTGGCCTGGCGCTTCGCCCGCAACTGGCAGACCGACGCCAGCCTCGCCTGGGTCCGCGGCCACAACCGCACCGACGACAGCGCGCTCGCGCAGCAACCGCCGCTCGAGGCGCGCTTCGGCCTGAACTGGGACAACGGCACCTGGTCGGCCGGCGCACTGTGGCGGCTGGTGGCCGCACAAAACCGGGTCGATCCGGGCAAGGGCAACATCGCCGGTCAAGATATCGGCAAAACTGCCGGTTTCGGGGTGTTCTCGATCAACGGCGGCTACCGGATGAACAAGAAAGTCAAGATCGTTGCCGGCATCGACAACCTGTTCGACAAGAAGTATGCCGAGCACCTGTCAAGAAGCGGCGCAGCAATCCCCGGCTATGAGGCCGATACCCGGGTCAATGAACCCGGCCGCAGCATGTGGGTGAAGGCCGCGCTGACCCTGGACTGA
- a CDS encoding CoA transferase, producing the protein MLVNSPNLPNIAAIAETSRGKRSVHIDLCSKRGRETLWRLVESAHVFSQAYRPGALAALGVSAEALAARRPGIVVVSLTAYGTQGPWAGWRGFDSLVQTAMGFNHAEGDAAGDGVPRPLPMQILDQASGFLMAFGAAAALWRQWCEGGSWLVQVSLAQTGHWLRGLGRVTDGLQIDRPDLTPWLTDEMSGFGLLRAVRPSAQLARTPAGYARPSVPPGTDRPAW; encoded by the coding sequence ATGCTGGTCAATTCACCGAATCTCCCCAACATTGCCGCCATCGCGGAGACCAGTCGCGGCAAGCGTTCGGTGCACATCGATCTTTGCAGCAAGCGTGGACGCGAAACATTGTGGCGGCTGGTGGAAAGCGCCCATGTGTTTTCGCAGGCCTACCGGCCCGGTGCGTTGGCCGCGTTGGGCGTGTCTGCCGAAGCCCTGGCCGCGCGCCGGCCTGGTATTGTGGTGGTGTCCTTGACGGCCTACGGCACCCAAGGGCCATGGGCCGGGTGGCGAGGTTTCGATTCGCTGGTACAGACCGCGATGGGCTTCAACCACGCTGAAGGGGACGCTGCGGGCGACGGTGTGCCGCGCCCGCTGCCGATGCAGATTCTTGACCAGGCCAGCGGCTTTCTGATGGCGTTTGGCGCTGCCGCCGCGTTGTGGCGACAGTGGTGCGAAGGGGGCAGTTGGCTGGTACAGGTATCGCTGGCGCAAACCGGACATTGGTTGCGCGGCCTGGGCCGCGTCACGGACGGATTGCAGATCGACAGGCCGGACTTGACGCCGTGGCTCACCGACGAGATGTCCGGCTTTGGTCTGCTGCGCGCCGTACGCCCCAGTGCGCAGCTCGCACGCACGCCTGCCGGCTATGCGCGACCGTCGGTGCCGCCGGGAACGGACCGTCCGGCCTGGTAA
- a CDS encoding RBBP9/YdeN family alpha/beta hydrolase: MTPVRLLMLPGIGNSGPEHWQTLWASPQQNGRGFQPADWDRPQLDDWLAALDAAIDEDTAPVVLVAHSLACLLVAHWALPPARNPDRDNRIARVRGAFLVAVPDPEAPAFPSAAREFARPLAMPLPFPALVVASLDDPYGSMAYARRMAMGWAAGCVEVGAYGHINVVSAVGAWETGWHLLQAFGAGLRVRVAASPSTGFS, translated from the coding sequence ATGACGCCGGTTCGCCTTTTGATGTTGCCGGGTATCGGCAACTCCGGGCCGGAGCACTGGCAGACGCTGTGGGCTTCGCCTCAGCAAAACGGCCGCGGATTTCAGCCTGCCGATTGGGATCGGCCGCAGCTGGACGATTGGCTGGCTGCGCTCGATGCGGCCATCGATGAGGATACCGCGCCGGTTGTGCTGGTGGCGCACAGCCTTGCTTGCCTATTGGTTGCGCACTGGGCGCTACCGCCTGCGCGCAACCCTGATCGTGATAATCGGATCGCCCGGGTCCGCGGGGCGTTTCTGGTTGCCGTACCCGACCCCGAGGCGCCGGCGTTTCCGAGCGCGGCGCGCGAGTTTGCGCGGCCTTTGGCGATGCCACTGCCCTTCCCCGCACTGGTGGTGGCTAGTCTTGACGATCCTTATGGTTCAATGGCGTACGCTCGGCGTATGGCCATGGGATGGGCGGCCGGATGTGTGGAAGTCGGCGCATATGGACACATCAATGTGGTCAGTGCGGTGGGTGCCTGGGAAACCGGCTGGCATCTGCTGCAGGCTTTCGGCGCCGGGCTTCGGGTCCGGGTCGCGGCATCGCCGAGCACCGGCTTTTCATGA
- a CDS encoding sulfurtransferase TusA family protein, translating to MHFDKDVDARGLNCPLPILRAKKALAEMLPGQVLRVMATDPGAVKDFQAFTKQTGNELLRQSETPDKAFEFFIKRK from the coding sequence ATGCACTTTGACAAAGACGTCGACGCACGAGGGCTCAACTGCCCGCTACCCATCCTGCGCGCAAAAAAGGCGCTGGCCGAGATGCTGCCGGGTCAGGTGTTGCGGGTGATGGCCACCGATCCGGGGGCGGTGAAGGATTTTCAGGCATTTACCAAGCAGACCGGCAACGAATTGCTGCGTCAGTCGGAAACCCCGGACAAAGCGTTTGAGTTTTTTATCAAACGTAAATAA
- a CDS encoding ribonucleotide-diphosphate reductase subunit beta, which produces MSAYRFDDWNDKAAARTPDAITVPNAQTDAVTQMTPSPALAPVNPLDKRVVNGRADINQLAPFRYPWAWEFFLNANKNHWTPLEISMAQDVHDYHHRLTPAERHVFENVLAYLTTSDILAMRNIGLAVMEKMSAPELQIYQARQVYEEALHTWTYQHCIESLGLDQQEIYNRYRVVPEIYGKIALANRRLECVMRSDFDLANRDNLHEFALSYLFFAGIFEGCWFYNGFTPIFALQRRGLMKGTAEQLQYIMRDEVLHCAFGIRVVRQLLQEEHLTLDPLRVRELWEEAEAVEAAYARYILREPILGYSAAQHLGQFRFIANRRARQLGVAEPFPGAHNVLPWLDEQANLRKEKNFFETRVTEYQSGGALSWE; this is translated from the coding sequence ATGAGTGCTTACCGTTTCGATGATTGGAATGACAAGGCGGCTGCCCGCACGCCGGACGCCATCACCGTACCGAACGCCCAGACCGATGCAGTGACGCAGATGACCCCGTCTCCGGCACTGGCCCCGGTCAATCCGTTAGACAAGCGCGTAGTCAACGGTCGCGCCGACATCAACCAGCTGGCACCTTTCCGCTATCCGTGGGCATGGGAATTTTTTCTCAATGCCAATAAAAACCACTGGACGCCGCTGGAAATCTCCATGGCGCAGGATGTGCACGACTACCACCACCGGCTGACCCCGGCCGAACGCCATGTGTTCGAGAATGTGTTGGCCTATCTCACCACCTCGGACATTCTGGCCATGCGCAACATCGGCCTGGCGGTGATGGAAAAGATGAGCGCACCCGAGCTGCAAATCTACCAGGCCCGCCAAGTGTACGAGGAAGCGCTGCACACATGGACCTACCAGCATTGCATTGAAAGTCTGGGCCTGGACCAGCAAGAGATCTACAACCGTTACCGCGTGGTGCCCGAGATCTACGGCAAGATCGCGCTAGCCAATCGTCGCCTGGAATGCGTGATGCGCTCGGACTTCGATCTCGCCAACCGCGATAACCTGCACGAATTTGCGCTTTCGTACCTCTTTTTTGCCGGTATCTTTGAAGGCTGCTGGTTTTACAACGGCTTTACCCCCATTTTTGCGCTACAGCGTCGTGGGCTCATGAAGGGCACGGCAGAGCAGTTGCAATACATCATGCGCGACGAGGTGCTGCATTGTGCATTTGGCATCCGGGTGGTGCGCCAATTGCTGCAAGAGGAGCATCTCACCCTCGATCCGCTCCGGGTGCGTGAGCTGTGGGAGGAAGCCGAGGCCGTGGAAGCGGCTTATGCCCGCTACATTCTGCGTGAGCCCATCCTCGGCTACTCGGCGGCGCAGCACCTTGGTCAGTTCCGCTTCATTGCCAATCGTCGCGCCCGCCAACTAGGTGTGGCGGAGCCCTTTCCCGGCGCGCACAATGTGTTGCCCTGGTTGGACGAACAGGCCAACTTGCGCAAAGAGAAGAATTTCTTCGAAACCCGGGTGACCGAATATCAGAGCGGTGGGGCCTTGAGCTGGGAGTAA
- a CDS encoding LysE family translocator, translated as MTVSTAILGFTLTALLLTLTPGLDTALVLRTAAVEGARKAMRAGAGIVTGVLVWGLLAALGLGAVLAVSRQAYTVLQFAGAAYLVWLGGRLLWSALQATPTPPQHDTSARHDGRWFLRGLLTNLLNPKVGVFYVSLLPQFVPADVPVIGFSVLLACIHAVMGLIWFAALVLATRPLARWLRQPAVTRALDAMTGAALIGFGVRLALSRPTS; from the coding sequence TTGACTGTATCGACTGCGATTTTGGGTTTTACCTTGACGGCCTTGTTACTGACCTTGACTCCGGGTCTGGATACCGCACTGGTCCTGCGTACCGCCGCGGTGGAAGGCGCACGTAAGGCGATGCGTGCAGGGGCAGGCATCGTGACCGGGGTGCTGGTTTGGGGGCTGTTGGCGGCGCTCGGGCTTGGCGCGGTGCTCGCGGTATCCCGACAGGCCTATACGGTGCTGCAGTTTGCCGGCGCGGCGTATCTGGTCTGGCTCGGTGGGCGGCTGCTCTGGAGCGCGCTCCAGGCGACGCCGACGCCACCGCAGCATGACACGTCAGCGCGGCATGATGGGCGCTGGTTCCTGCGCGGTCTGCTGACCAATTTGCTCAACCCCAAGGTTGGGGTGTTTTATGTGAGCCTGTTGCCACAATTCGTTCCCGCCGACGTGCCGGTGATCGGCTTCAGTGTGCTATTGGCCTGCATTCATGCCGTGATGGGGCTGATCTGGTTTGCCGCCCTGGTGCTCGCCACCCGGCCGCTGGCACGCTGGCTGCGGCAGCCTGCGGTGACGCGCGCGCTCGATGCGATGACCGGCGCAGCGCTGATCGGTTTTGGTGTGCGTTTGGCGCTGTCCAGGCCGACGAGCTGA